TTTCATGGCTTTCCTTGCTGTTTTCATCATGGGTGCAGTCCTTAAATTAATAGAACAAAATCATTAGTAATATGAATTATTCAGATGCCGCCCAGGAGATTACAGAGATTCTTCCTGATTTTGAAAATCAACTTGCAGGTTTTATGCCTCAGAACTCCCACAGTGTTATCCGCACTTTTACCGAATGCATCAAAAACATGATCAGACAGGATGACAGGAATCTTATACCGGAATGCCTCCGGAAGATGAGCAGAATTTACACAGACGGAGATGCCGCATTAAAAAATGCAGTTGAAAATATTTTCATCTATTCTCTGGACAATTT
This region of Chryseobacterium vaccae genomic DNA includes:
- a CDS encoding DUF7674 family protein, which produces MNYSDAAQEITEILPDFENQLAGFMPQNSHSVIRTFTECIKNMIRQDDRNLIPECLRKMSRIYTDGDAALKNAVENIFIYSLDNFTAFCTGEYRNVIFSHISQDLQKCYTRQIYSHGV